One genomic region from Bactrocera tryoni isolate S06 chromosome 3, CSIRO_BtryS06_freeze2, whole genome shotgun sequence encodes:
- the LOC120772790 gene encoding 39S ribosomal protein L36, mitochondrial, which produces MSFISKIGAHFYKSSLRLLTAASNVHTPAVNSNSRTYHIMANGRALAASGPIAVTSNITATNTSVENGIQRLLTPFNSLLTQVAGFKVKGRLRRRCKDCYFVVRQERLYVICPTHPRHKQMAMKKREKNTWILTHATQSKVRPY; this is translated from the coding sequence aTGTCGTTCATCAGCAAAATTGGTgcacatttttataaaagcagCTTACGTCTGTTGACTGCCGCTTCCAATGTGCACACTCCCGCTGTCAACTCAAATAGCCGCACATATCACATAATGGCCAACGGTAGGGCATTGGCAGCAAGCGGGCCAATTGCAGTCACTAGCAATATTACAGCTACAAATACTAGCGTTGAAAATGGAATTCAGCGTCTGCTCACACCATTCAATTCACTTTTAACGCAAGTGGCAGGTTTTAAGGTTAAGGGACGTCTGCGAAGGCGCTGCAAAGATTGTTACTTTGTGGTGCGACAAGAGCGTCTTTATGTCATTTGTCCAACACACCCGCGTCATAAGCAAATGGCTATGAAGAAACGTGAGAAGAATACATGGATACTAACGCATGCCACACAATCGAAAGTGAGACCATACTGA
- the LOC120772789 gene encoding glyceraldehyde-3-phosphate dehydrogenase 2: protein MSNIGINGFGRIGRLVLREAIRRKAQIVAINEPFIDVKYMAYMLKYDSTHGRFKGKIAMDGKNLKINDLSIKILAEKDPTKIKWSEVGAKYVLECTGKFTSTEKASAHLKGGAKKVIVSAPVADAPMFVVGVNLNAYKPDMKVISNASCTTNCLAPLAKVIHDNFEICSGLMTTVHAVTSSQKCVDAPSPKKWRSGRGALQSIIPASTGAAKAVGKVIPSLNGKLTGMAFRVPTADVSVVDLTVSLGKPTSLDCIKEKIQEASKGPMKGILGYTEDEIVSADITTDARSSIFDAKASIALTDTFYKLISWYDNEYGYSSRMIDLVKYVQEADKKAEGKDKKDGKKDGNKCDSKKK, encoded by the coding sequence ATGTCTAACATTGGAATTAATGGTTTTGGCCGGATTGGACGTTTAGTATTGCGCGAGGCAATACGTCGAAAGGCACAAATTGTGGCGATCAACGAACCTTTTATCGACGTAAAGTACATGGCCTATATGTTGAAGTATGACTCAACACATGGTCGCTTCAAAGGCAAAATCGCAATGGAtggcaaaaatttgaaaattaacgATCTTAGCATAAAAATTTTGGCTGAGAAGGATCCGACCAAAATCAAATGGAGTGAAGTTGGCGCTAAATATGTGCTCGAATGCACCGGCAAATTCACATCCACCGAGAAGGCGAGCGCTCATTTAAAGGGCGGCGCAAAAAAGGTAATTGTTTCCGCGCCCGTTGCCGATGCGCCgatgtttgttgttggcgtcaATTTGAACGCTTACAAACCAGATATGAAGGTTATTTCAAATGCTTCGTGCACCACAAATTGTCTGGCGCCTTTAGCGAAAGTCATACATGACAATTTCGAAATATGTAGTGGCCTAATGACTACAGTACATGCGGTTACCTCCTCACAGAAATGTGTGGATGCACCGTCACCAAAGAAGTGGCGGAGCGGTCGGGGTGCGCTGCAAAGCATCATACCTGCATCGACGGGTGCTGCCAAGGCAGTTGGAAAAGTTATACCATCTTTGAATGGTAAATTAACGGGTATGGCTTTTCGTGTACCCACTGCGGATGTTTCCGTAGTCGACTTAACGGTTAGCCTTGGCAAGCCAACTTCACTCGACTGCATTAAAGAGAAAATCCAAGAAGCTTCTAAAGGTCCAATGAAAGGCATACTCGGTTATACGGAAGATGAGATTGTGTCGGCAGATATCACAACTGATGCGCGTTCCTCAATTTTTGACGCTAAAGCTAGCATAGCATTAACtgatacattttataaattaatctCTTGGTATGACAATGAATATGGTTATTCCTCGCGTATGATTGATCTGGTAAAATATGTCCAAGAGGCAGATAAAAAGGCAGAAGGAAAAGATAAAAAAGACGGTAAAAAGGACGGCAACAAGTGTGatagtaagaaaaaataa